A portion of the Hoylesella buccalis ATCC 35310 genome contains these proteins:
- a CDS encoding IS4 family transposase, giving the protein MNKGRYVFSQLCDFLPTDHFKWLIKKYEGNKYVKSFTCWNHLMVLLFGQLSNREGLRDLIVTITPFKSAFHHLGFGKNVSRSNLSKANEIREVKIFQEFADKMVSIAREKRGVVKDFFISNNVYAFDSSTISLCLSVYWWTKLHHGKGGVKLHELYDVKTDIPTFSVITDASVHDSQVMELIPYEKESFYIFDRAYMATRKLYIIEGAEAYFVVREKHKMPFEVIEDKEYNNPSSGIMADQIIRFKGYKTKKQYPNKLRRVVFYDYDGNRTFVFYTNNFEITAEQVAMLYKYRWRVELFFKWLKQHLRIKEFYGTSENAVKIQIYAAIIAYCLVVIVQECMGLKLQTYDVLRILSTALLTKMPLCDLLIEQKEEEFTEGKNLQLCLNFDG; this is encoded by the coding sequence ATGAACAAAGGTCGATACGTATTTTCACAGCTGTGCGACTTTCTGCCGACAGACCATTTCAAATGGTTGATAAAAAAGTATGAAGGTAATAAATATGTGAAGAGTTTCACTTGTTGGAATCATCTGATGGTTCTTCTATTTGGTCAGTTGTCTAATCGTGAGGGATTACGAGACCTTATTGTAACCATCACTCCGTTCAAGTCAGCGTTCCACCATCTTGGTTTTGGAAAGAATGTCAGTAGAAGCAATTTGAGCAAGGCCAATGAAATACGCGAAGTCAAGATATTCCAAGAGTTTGCAGACAAGATGGTTTCCATAGCAAGAGAGAAACGAGGAGTCGTCAAGGACTTCTTCATATCGAACAATGTCTATGCGTTTGACTCCTCAACAATATCATTGTGCCTTTCTGTATACTGGTGGACTAAACTGCATCATGGGAAAGGAGGAGTGAAATTGCATGAACTGTATGACGTGAAGACAGACATTCCGACATTTTCTGTCATTACAGACGCTTCAGTTCACGATTCTCAAGTGATGGAGCTAATTCCCTATGAGAAAGAGAGTTTCTATATATTTGACAGAGCGTATATGGCAACTAGGAAACTTTATATAATAGAAGGAGCAGAAGCTTACTTTGTCGTGAGAGAGAAGCATAAAATGCCGTTTGAGGTCATAGAGGATAAAGAATACAACAACCCTTCATCTGGAATTATGGCTGACCAAATTATACGTTTCAAGGGATACAAGACTAAGAAGCAATATCCAAATAAACTTCGACGAGTGGTATTCTATGACTATGATGGTAATAGGACATTTGTATTTTACACGAACAATTTTGAAATTACAGCGGAACAGGTTGCTATGCTTTACAAATACAGATGGAGAGTAGAACTGTTCTTCAAATGGCTGAAGCAACATCTGCGCATCAAAGAGTTTTATGGAACCTCGGAGAATGCTGTAAAAATACAAATCTATGCAGCTATCATTGCATATTGTCTTGTCGTTATCGTACAAGAATGTATGGGGCTAAAGCTTCAAACCTATGATGTTCTAAGAATTTTAAGCACGGCATTGTTGACAAAAATGCCATTGTGTGACTTGCTCATTGAACAGAAAGAGGAAGAATTTACTGAAGGAAAAAACCTGCAGCTCTGCCTCAATTTTGATGGGTAA